One stretch of Glycine soja cultivar W05 chromosome 7, ASM419377v2, whole genome shotgun sequence DNA includes these proteins:
- the LOC114417898 gene encoding uncharacterized protein LOC114417898 isoform X1: MNMPPKPNQVAVRDLVEEAKKRIVILVVCVVGLSYLMSLTSSSVWVNLPAAASLIIILRYLSLDFEMKRKAAAYNNKAGSTNVQSSKKPVENPKVIAKFEWRTKVNSPVVEDAIDNFTRHLISEWVTDLWYSRLTPDKEGPEELVHIINGVLGEISGRMRNINLIDFLIRDLINLICSHLELFRAAHSKIEKRHTGSLTIESRDMELKNVLAAENKLHPALFSAEAEHKVLQHLMTGLMHVTFKSEDLQCSFFRYTVRELLACAVIQPVLNLANPRFINERIEFVVVNKTKVNKGVAAAQEASHTKADEIQISSDDFFKSSDPSVTGVELVQLRNGQSKNAESSAENNARDNITKDPLLSIDARPSRTWNSMPANSLTNDNLGLQRHRSGGEWGDILDVISHRKTQALAPEHFENMWTKGKNYKKKDGENQSNEHVSQHSQVGKLSMVDHMKEISGPNERDTNSKLMLPPKGRHINSGHNSQFSVENTSIHADKNGSTSVTSYKDDKSVTSYKDDEHSHIYGQMSDSASSTSYSSEDNESSTVTGLDSPVTKVWDGKSNRNQAVSYVHHPLENFDNHSAKKRNKSHSRYPRLSRAQSGSKRSWPGGQKIQTWQEVERTSFLSGDGQDILNSSKSHINSEESSDDADMESLGRLYSGAAASSSAYSISKSESCSLSVGPLKNSSAVDSFYKLRCEVFGANIVKSGSKTFAVYSISVTDVNHNSWSIKRRFRHFEELHRRLKEFAEYNLHLPPKHFLSTGLDVPVIQERCELLDKYLKKLMQLPTVSESIEVWDFLSVDSQTYIFSNSFSIMETLSVGLNSKPFEKTKNTSNFSAPASDPVSFWRENCSAESKEAVLGARNNVVANGMRSKVNSTPLSLPKKSTHEPRKSFDNSSSNTNILARKSVPSPKTVKGRNNSDEVSEVHHDTSDAFPTEWVPPNLSVPILDLVDVIFQVQDGGWIRRKAFWVAKQILQLGMGDAFDDWLIEKIQLLRKGSVVASGVQRVEQILWPDGIFITKHPNRRPPPPTSPSQNSPHGNQPTQVSSPRLDDEQQQEADRRAKFVYELMIDHAPPAIVGLVGRKEYEQCARDLYFFLQSSVILKQLVFDILELLLTSAFPELDNVFKQLHEEKHKFGEFRTE, encoded by the exons TGACAAGCTCCTCAGTTTGGGTCAACTTGCCAGCTGCAGCCTCCTTAATTATTATTCTCCGCTATTTATCACTAGATTTTGAAATGAAGAGAAAAGCTGCAGCATACAACAATAAAGCAGGCTCCACCAATGTTCAGTCTTCAAAGAAGCCTGTTGAAAATCCTAAAGTTATTGCAAAGTTTGAGTGGAGAACAAAAGTGAATTCTCCTGTTGTTGAGGATGCAATTGATAACTTCACCAGACATTTAATTTCTGAATGGGTGACAGATCTATGGTATTCTCGCTTAACACCAGACAAAGAGGGTCCCGAGGAGTTAGTGCACATAATTAATGGTGTTCTTGGGGAAATTTCAGGACGCATGAGAAACATAAATTTGATAGATTTTTTAATAAG GGATCTTATTAATCTCATTTGCTCACACTTGGAGCTGTTTCGTGCTGCCCactcaaaaattgaaaaacgacATACAGGTTCATTAACAATCGAAAGTCGAGACATGGAACTAAAAAATGTTTTGGCTGCTGAGAACAAATTGCATCCTGCTTTATTTTCTGCAGAAGCTGAGCATAAg GTTTTGCAGCATCTGATGACAGGTCTTATGCATGTTACTTTCAAGTCTGAGGATTTGCAGTGTTCTTTCTTTCGATATACTGTCAGGGAGCTTCTTGCATGTGCTGTAATACAGCCTGTCCTAAACTTAGCAAATCCAAG ATTTATTAATGAAAGAATTGAATTTGTGGTAGTTAACAAGACAAAGGTTAACAAGGGGGTTGCTGCAGCTCAAGAGGCATCTCACACTAAAGCAGATGAGATACAAATTTCATCTGATGATTTCTTCAAGTCTTCAGATCCTTCTGTTACTGGTGTTGAGCTTGTGCAGCTAAGAAATGGTCAATCCAAAAATGCAGAGTCATCTGCAGAAAATAATGCCCGTGATAATATTACTAAAGATCCATTGCTTTCAATTGATGCTCGACCTTCCCGTACATGGAACTCAATGCCTGCAAACTCCCTAACTAATGATAACCTAGGTCTTCAACGACATCGCTCAGGAGGAGAGTGGGGAGATATTTTAGATGTCATCTCTCACAGAAAGACCCAAGCTCTTGCTCCAgaacattttgaaaatatgtgGACTAAAGggaaaaattacaagaaaaagGATGGCGAGAACCAGTCAAATGAGCATGTTTCACAGCATTCCCAGGTAGGAAAACTGTCGATGGTAGATCATATGAAGGAAATATCTGGACCAAACGAAAGAGATACTAATTCCAAGCTTATGCTTCCGCCTAAGGGACGCCACATTAATTCTGGGCACAACAGTCAATTCTCTGTAGAAAATACCTCCATTCATGCAGACAAGAATGGATCAACTTCAGTTACCTCATACAAAGATGATAAGTCAGTTACCTCGTATAAAGATGATGAGCACAGCCACATTTATGGGCAGATGAGTGATTCAGCGAGCAGTACTTCTTATTCCTCTGAAGATAACGAAAGTAGTACTGTCACTGGTCTTGATTCCCCTGTCACTAaggtttgggatggaaaaaGTAATAGAAACCAGGCCGTTTCTTATGTTCATCACCCACTTGAAAATTTTGACAATCACAGTGCAAAGAAAAGGAATAAGAGCCATTCTCGGTATCCAAGATTATCCAGAGCCCAATCTGGCAGTAAAAGGTCTTGGCCAGGTGGTCAAAAAATACAAACGTGGCAGGAAGTTGAGAGAACAAGCTTTTTATCTGGAGATGGTCAAGACATACTTAATTCTTCAAAATCACATATAAATTCTGAGGAGTCCAGTGATGATGCTGATATGGAAAGTTTGGGTAGACTTTATAGTGGAGCAGCTGCCTCCTCTTCTGCCTACTCTATTTCTAAATCAGAATCTTGTAGTTTGTCTGTTGGTCCCCTGAAAAATTCCTCTGCTGTagattccttttacaagttgaGATGTGAG GTCTTTGGTGCAAATATTGTGAAGAGTGGCTCAAAAACCTTTGCTGTTTACTCCATATCTGTTACAGATGTAAATCACAACAGTTGGTCAATTAAAAGAAG gttTCGCCATTTTGAGGAGCTACATCGACGCCTGAAAGAGTTCGCTGAGTATAATCTTCATTTGCCACCAAAGCATTTTCTGTCAACTGGTTTAGATGTACCAGTCATTCAAGAGCGGTGTGAATTACTGGATAAATATTTGAAG AAACTTATGCAATTACCAACAGTTTCGGAATCAATTGAAGTATGGGACTTTCTCAGTGTTGATTCTCAG ACATACATATTCTCAAATTCTTTTTCTATCATGGAAACATTATCAG TTGGCTTGAATTCAAAACCATTTGAGAAGACTAAAAACACTTCCAACTTCTCTGCACCTGCAAGCGATCCTGTTTCCTTTTGGAGAGAAAACTGTAGTGCTGAAAGTAAAGAGGCTGTTTTGGGAGCAAGAAATAATGTTGTGGCCAATGGAATGAGGTCAAAAGTAAACAGCACACCTCTTTCTCTACCAAAAAAGAGTACACACGAACCTAGAAAGTCATTTGACAATTCTAGCAGCAATACAAACATTCTAGCACGGAAGAGTGTACCTTCTCCCAAGACAGTGAAAGGAAGAAATAATTCAGATGAGGTTTCTGAAGTGCACCATGATACTTCCGATGCTTTTCCAACAGAG TGGGTGCCACCAAATTTGAGTGTACCCATATTGGATCTGGTTGATGTTATCTTCCAGGTTCAAGATGGTGGATGGATTAG GCGGAAGGCTTTTTGGGTTGCTAAACAAATCTTACAACTAGGAATGGGTGATGCCTTTGATGACTGGTTGATAGAGAAAATTCAGCTTCTCCGTAAGGGATCAGTGGTTGCTTCAGGGGTCCAGCGAGTTGAGCAA ATACTATGGCCTGATGGAATATTCATAACCAAGCATCCAAATCGACGACCACCGCCACCTACTAGTCCATCTCAGAATTCTCCTCATGGCAATCAACCTACACAAGTGTCTTCTCCAAGGTTGGATGATGAGCAGCAACAGGAGGCAGATCGGCGTGCAAAATTTGTATACGAGCTAATGATCG ATCATGCACCGCCAGCAATTGTAGGTCTTGTTGGTCGGAAGGAGTATGAGCAATGTGCAAGGGATCTATATTTTTTCCTTCAG TCATCCGTTATCTTGAAGCAGCTGGTTTTTGACATCTTGGAGCTGCTGCTGACATCGGCATTTCCCGAACTTGATAATGTGTTCAAGCAGCTGCATGAAGAAAAGCATAAATTTGGAGAGTTCAGAACAGAGTAA
- the LOC114417898 gene encoding uncharacterized protein LOC114417898 isoform X2: MNMPPKPNQVAVRDLVEEAKKRIVILVVCVVGLSYLMSLTSSSVWVNLPAAASLIIILRYLSLDFEMKRKAAAYNNKAGSTNVQSSKKPVENPKVIAKFEWRTKVNSPVVEDAIDNFTRHLISEWVTDLWYSRLTPDKEGPEELVHIINGVLGEISGRMRNINLIDFLIRDLINLICSHLELFRAAHSKIEKRHTGSLTIESRDMELKNVLAAENKLHPALFSAEAEHKVLQHLMTGLMHVTFKSEDLQCSFFRYTVRELLACAVIQPVLNLANPRFINERIEFVVVNKTKVNKGVAAAQEASHTKADEIQISSDDFFKSSDPSVTGVELVQLRNGQSKNAESSAENNARDNITKDPLLSIDARPSRTWNSMPANSLTNDNLGLQRHRSGGEWGDILDVISHRKTQALAPEHFENMWTKGKNYKKKDGENQSNEHVSQHSQVGKLSMVDHMKEISGPNERDTNSKLMLPPKGRHINSGHNSQFSVENTSIHADKNGSTSVTSYKDDKSVTSYKDDEHSHIYGQMSDSASSTSYSSEDNESSTVTGLDSPVTKVWDGKSNRNQAVSYVHHPLENFDNHSAKKRNKSHSRYPRLSRAQSGSKRSWPGGQKIQTWQEVERTSFLSGDGQDILNSSKSHINSEESSDDADMESLGRLYSGAAASSSAYSISKSESCSLSVGPLKNSSAVDSFYKLRCEVFGANIVKSGSKTFAVYSISVTDVNHNSWSIKRRFRHFEELHRRLKEFAEYNLHLPPKHFLSTGLDVPVIQERCELLDKYLKKLMQLPTVSESIEVWDFLSVDSQTYIFSNSFSIMETLSVGLNSKPFEKTKNTSNFSAPASDPVSFWRENCSAESKEAVLGARNNVVANGMRSKVNSTPLSLPKKSTHEPRKSFDNSSSNTNILARKSVPSPKTVKGRNNSDEVSEVHHDTSDAFPTEVIKNHSSGSLFFSTTDE, translated from the exons TGACAAGCTCCTCAGTTTGGGTCAACTTGCCAGCTGCAGCCTCCTTAATTATTATTCTCCGCTATTTATCACTAGATTTTGAAATGAAGAGAAAAGCTGCAGCATACAACAATAAAGCAGGCTCCACCAATGTTCAGTCTTCAAAGAAGCCTGTTGAAAATCCTAAAGTTATTGCAAAGTTTGAGTGGAGAACAAAAGTGAATTCTCCTGTTGTTGAGGATGCAATTGATAACTTCACCAGACATTTAATTTCTGAATGGGTGACAGATCTATGGTATTCTCGCTTAACACCAGACAAAGAGGGTCCCGAGGAGTTAGTGCACATAATTAATGGTGTTCTTGGGGAAATTTCAGGACGCATGAGAAACATAAATTTGATAGATTTTTTAATAAG GGATCTTATTAATCTCATTTGCTCACACTTGGAGCTGTTTCGTGCTGCCCactcaaaaattgaaaaacgacATACAGGTTCATTAACAATCGAAAGTCGAGACATGGAACTAAAAAATGTTTTGGCTGCTGAGAACAAATTGCATCCTGCTTTATTTTCTGCAGAAGCTGAGCATAAg GTTTTGCAGCATCTGATGACAGGTCTTATGCATGTTACTTTCAAGTCTGAGGATTTGCAGTGTTCTTTCTTTCGATATACTGTCAGGGAGCTTCTTGCATGTGCTGTAATACAGCCTGTCCTAAACTTAGCAAATCCAAG ATTTATTAATGAAAGAATTGAATTTGTGGTAGTTAACAAGACAAAGGTTAACAAGGGGGTTGCTGCAGCTCAAGAGGCATCTCACACTAAAGCAGATGAGATACAAATTTCATCTGATGATTTCTTCAAGTCTTCAGATCCTTCTGTTACTGGTGTTGAGCTTGTGCAGCTAAGAAATGGTCAATCCAAAAATGCAGAGTCATCTGCAGAAAATAATGCCCGTGATAATATTACTAAAGATCCATTGCTTTCAATTGATGCTCGACCTTCCCGTACATGGAACTCAATGCCTGCAAACTCCCTAACTAATGATAACCTAGGTCTTCAACGACATCGCTCAGGAGGAGAGTGGGGAGATATTTTAGATGTCATCTCTCACAGAAAGACCCAAGCTCTTGCTCCAgaacattttgaaaatatgtgGACTAAAGggaaaaattacaagaaaaagGATGGCGAGAACCAGTCAAATGAGCATGTTTCACAGCATTCCCAGGTAGGAAAACTGTCGATGGTAGATCATATGAAGGAAATATCTGGACCAAACGAAAGAGATACTAATTCCAAGCTTATGCTTCCGCCTAAGGGACGCCACATTAATTCTGGGCACAACAGTCAATTCTCTGTAGAAAATACCTCCATTCATGCAGACAAGAATGGATCAACTTCAGTTACCTCATACAAAGATGATAAGTCAGTTACCTCGTATAAAGATGATGAGCACAGCCACATTTATGGGCAGATGAGTGATTCAGCGAGCAGTACTTCTTATTCCTCTGAAGATAACGAAAGTAGTACTGTCACTGGTCTTGATTCCCCTGTCACTAaggtttgggatggaaaaaGTAATAGAAACCAGGCCGTTTCTTATGTTCATCACCCACTTGAAAATTTTGACAATCACAGTGCAAAGAAAAGGAATAAGAGCCATTCTCGGTATCCAAGATTATCCAGAGCCCAATCTGGCAGTAAAAGGTCTTGGCCAGGTGGTCAAAAAATACAAACGTGGCAGGAAGTTGAGAGAACAAGCTTTTTATCTGGAGATGGTCAAGACATACTTAATTCTTCAAAATCACATATAAATTCTGAGGAGTCCAGTGATGATGCTGATATGGAAAGTTTGGGTAGACTTTATAGTGGAGCAGCTGCCTCCTCTTCTGCCTACTCTATTTCTAAATCAGAATCTTGTAGTTTGTCTGTTGGTCCCCTGAAAAATTCCTCTGCTGTagattccttttacaagttgaGATGTGAG GTCTTTGGTGCAAATATTGTGAAGAGTGGCTCAAAAACCTTTGCTGTTTACTCCATATCTGTTACAGATGTAAATCACAACAGTTGGTCAATTAAAAGAAG gttTCGCCATTTTGAGGAGCTACATCGACGCCTGAAAGAGTTCGCTGAGTATAATCTTCATTTGCCACCAAAGCATTTTCTGTCAACTGGTTTAGATGTACCAGTCATTCAAGAGCGGTGTGAATTACTGGATAAATATTTGAAG AAACTTATGCAATTACCAACAGTTTCGGAATCAATTGAAGTATGGGACTTTCTCAGTGTTGATTCTCAG ACATACATATTCTCAAATTCTTTTTCTATCATGGAAACATTATCAG TTGGCTTGAATTCAAAACCATTTGAGAAGACTAAAAACACTTCCAACTTCTCTGCACCTGCAAGCGATCCTGTTTCCTTTTGGAGAGAAAACTGTAGTGCTGAAAGTAAAGAGGCTGTTTTGGGAGCAAGAAATAATGTTGTGGCCAATGGAATGAGGTCAAAAGTAAACAGCACACCTCTTTCTCTACCAAAAAAGAGTACACACGAACCTAGAAAGTCATTTGACAATTCTAGCAGCAATACAAACATTCTAGCACGGAAGAGTGTACCTTCTCCCAAGACAGTGAAAGGAAGAAATAATTCAGATGAGGTTTCTGAAGTGCACCATGATACTTCCGATGCTTTTCCAACAGAGGTTATAAAGAATCATAGTTCTGGATCTTTATTCTTTTCAACAACAGATGAATGA
- the LOC114417901 gene encoding 60S ribosomal protein L37-3-like produces MGKGTGSFGKRRNKTHTLCVRCGRRSFHLQKSRCAACAFPAARTRKYNWSVKAIRRKTTGTGRMRYLRNVPRRFKSGFREGTEAAPRKRGAAAST; encoded by the exons ATG GGTAAGGGAACGGGGAGTTTCGGTAAGAGAAGGAACAAGACCCACACCCTCTGTGTGAGGTGTGGCCGCCGCAGTTTCCACCTCCAGAAGAGTCGTTGCGCCGCGTGCGCTTTCCCCGCTGCGCGCACCAGGAAAT ATAACTGGAGCGTGAAGGCCATTAGGAGAAAGACCACCGGAACTGGAAGGATGAGGTACTTGCGTAACGTGCCCCGTAGATTTAAGAGTGGCTTCAGAGAGG GTACCGAAGCTGCACCCAGGAAGAGAGGAGCTGCTGCCTCTACCTAA